A genomic stretch from Achromobacter spanius includes:
- a CDS encoding TRAP transporter substrate-binding protein → METRKPLFRFAVSAAASLLACLSLSATVAAQEIKARTLKFAFSLAQDHPLGQGAQKFADLVAEKSGGKMKVSIYANAVLGGDPQNLSAVRGGTLDFTSMATGLLAGIDKRFMVFDLPFLFNDANEAYAVSDGPVAQRLLGGLADHGLIGLGIWDLGFRNMTNSKRPIASVQDFQGLKIRVIAAPVYIDMFKTLGANPVPMTFGEVYGALESKAIDGQDNPVGVIQSAKFAEVQKYLSLTRHIYTGMPFLMSKKTWDGMSQAERQIILDAAAEAKAQERKISQAKEAVAIDDLKTRMQVNGLTPEQVSQLREAVKPVVEKFAGEIGPDVMQQVTTELATLRAKR, encoded by the coding sequence ATGGAGACCAGGAAACCGTTGTTCCGCTTTGCCGTAAGCGCCGCCGCGTCGCTGCTGGCGTGTCTGTCGTTGAGCGCCACCGTGGCCGCGCAGGAGATCAAGGCGCGCACCTTGAAGTTCGCGTTCAGCCTGGCGCAGGACCATCCGCTAGGCCAGGGCGCGCAGAAATTCGCGGACCTGGTCGCCGAGAAAAGCGGCGGCAAGATGAAGGTGTCGATCTACGCGAACGCCGTGCTGGGCGGAGACCCGCAGAATCTGTCGGCCGTGCGGGGTGGCACGCTGGACTTCACCTCGATGGCGACGGGCCTGCTGGCCGGCATCGACAAGCGGTTCATGGTGTTCGACCTGCCGTTCCTGTTCAACGATGCAAACGAAGCCTATGCGGTGTCGGATGGCCCCGTGGCCCAGCGGCTGTTGGGTGGGCTGGCTGACCACGGCTTGATCGGGCTGGGCATCTGGGATCTGGGCTTTCGCAACATGACCAACAGCAAGCGCCCGATTGCCTCGGTGCAAGACTTTCAAGGCCTGAAGATCCGGGTGATCGCGGCGCCGGTGTATATCGACATGTTCAAGACCCTGGGCGCCAATCCGGTTCCCATGACCTTTGGCGAGGTCTATGGCGCGCTGGAATCCAAGGCGATCGATGGGCAGGACAACCCCGTTGGCGTCATTCAATCCGCCAAGTTCGCCGAGGTGCAAAAGTACCTGTCGCTGACGCGCCATATCTATACCGGCATGCCCTTCCTGATGAGCAAGAAGACGTGGGACGGCATGTCGCAGGCGGAACGCCAGATCATCCTGGACGCCGCCGCCGAGGCCAAGGCGCAGGAACGCAAGATCTCGCAGGCCAAGGAAGCCGTGGCCATCGACGACTTGAAGACGCGGATGCAGGTCAACGGCCTGACCCCGGAACAGGTCAGCCAACTGCGCGAGGCGGTCAAGCCCGTGGTGGAAAAATTCGCCGGCGAGATAGGCCCTGACGTGATGCAGCAAGTGACCACGGAATTGGCCACGCTGCGGGCCAAGCGCTGA
- a CDS encoding IclR family transcriptional regulator → MSGAIEKTLALLEYLAAHPDGVALATVADDLNQLRSGCHRTLHELMKYGYVRQTPVRGEYALTTKLASMGLSFLGRSGVVDIAQPVIDRFALATGELVRLAIVDGKRLTLVAKAQGAKSGLLYDPDMGIDLRLSCSAAGHAWLMTLPEDQAIAYVTEQGLGKPRDFGPNAPTSIRALLASLDGHRRRGYSMLQDVYAAGMSAMAAPVRRPGHASTGILIVAGPSQRLTLKAMEKFGPALLRAASELAQAGEASPLLRSARVGTWGNGPVGDSGSDDKDAGRTR, encoded by the coding sequence ATGAGCGGGGCAATTGAAAAGACACTGGCGTTGCTTGAATACCTGGCCGCTCACCCTGACGGCGTAGCCTTGGCCACCGTGGCCGACGACCTGAACCAGTTGCGCAGTGGCTGCCATCGCACCCTGCACGAATTGATGAAGTACGGCTATGTGCGGCAGACGCCCGTGCGGGGCGAATATGCCCTGACGACCAAGCTGGCCTCGATGGGGCTGAGCTTTCTGGGCCGTTCGGGCGTGGTCGATATTGCGCAGCCGGTCATTGACCGCTTTGCCCTGGCCACCGGCGAACTGGTGCGGCTGGCAATCGTGGACGGCAAGCGGCTCACCTTGGTAGCCAAGGCCCAGGGCGCGAAATCCGGGCTGCTCTACGATCCCGACATGGGCATCGACCTGCGCCTGTCGTGCAGCGCCGCGGGCCATGCGTGGCTGATGACGCTACCGGAAGACCAGGCCATTGCGTATGTCACCGAGCAAGGGCTGGGCAAGCCGCGTGATTTCGGGCCGAATGCGCCGACATCGATACGCGCCTTGCTGGCCAGCCTGGACGGGCATCGCCGGCGCGGGTACAGCATGCTTCAGGACGTTTATGCGGCAGGAATGAGCGCGATGGCCGCGCCGGTGCGCCGCCCAGGGCACGCCAGCACCGGCATCCTGATTGTGGCCGGCCCGTCGCAGCGGCTGACGCTGAAGGCAATGGAGAAATTCGGGCCTGCCTTGTTGCGCGCCGCCAGCGAGTTGGCGCAGGCCGGAGAGGCCTCGCCTTTGTTGCGCTCGGCCCGCGTGGGCACGTGGGGAAATGGCCCGGTGGGTGACAGCGGCAGCGATGACAAGGACGCGGGCCGCACGCGCTGA
- a CDS encoding TRAP transporter substrate-binding protein — protein MKNPLFRLGLMAVLCTAAMTATAQDIQERTIRFGHLNNTDHPVSAGVQKFAELLAAKSGGKLKVKEFPASQLGNEMQQQSGLQGGVQEMAAPASTSLAGIVKEFGLVDLPFSVTDFGQADALLDGPLGSALIAKLPEKGLVALGFWDLGFRNVTNSKHAITKPEDLAGLKIRVIPNPVFLDTFKAFNANPVPMPFAELYGALEARAVDGQENPYSVILSNKFYEVQKFVSATNHVYAANIVLVSKKFWDKLSPTEQRIMQEAANEARGYQRKVSREAAQKAVAELQAKGIQYNTIEPAQKVRMQQVVKPVVAHFTGSYDPAIVKLYNDELARIRK, from the coding sequence ATGAAGAACCCCCTTTTCCGTTTGGGTTTGATGGCTGTCCTGTGCACGGCCGCCATGACGGCCACCGCGCAAGACATCCAGGAACGCACGATCCGCTTCGGCCACCTGAACAATACCGATCACCCCGTCAGCGCCGGCGTGCAGAAGTTTGCAGAACTGCTTGCCGCCAAAAGCGGGGGCAAGCTGAAGGTCAAGGAATTCCCGGCCTCGCAGCTTGGCAATGAAATGCAGCAGCAGTCCGGCCTGCAAGGCGGCGTGCAGGAAATGGCGGCCCCCGCGTCGACGTCACTGGCGGGCATCGTCAAGGAATTCGGGTTGGTTGACCTGCCCTTCTCGGTCACCGACTTCGGCCAGGCCGACGCGCTGCTGGACGGCCCCTTGGGCAGTGCCCTGATCGCCAAGCTGCCCGAGAAAGGCCTGGTTGCGCTGGGTTTCTGGGACTTGGGCTTTCGCAACGTCACCAACTCCAAGCACGCCATTACCAAGCCGGAAGACTTGGCCGGGCTGAAGATCCGCGTCATTCCCAACCCGGTGTTCCTGGACACGTTCAAGGCCTTCAACGCCAACCCGGTGCCGATGCCGTTTGCCGAACTCTATGGCGCGCTGGAAGCCCGGGCGGTGGACGGCCAGGAAAATCCGTACTCGGTGATCCTGTCGAACAAGTTCTACGAAGTGCAGAAGTTCGTCAGCGCGACCAACCACGTTTACGCCGCGAACATCGTGCTGGTCAGCAAGAAGTTCTGGGACAAGCTGTCGCCCACCGAGCAACGCATCATGCAAGAGGCCGCCAACGAAGCGCGCGGTTATCAGCGCAAGGTCAGCCGCGAAGCCGCGCAAAAGGCCGTGGCGGAATTGCAGGCCAAGGGCATCCAATACAACACGATCGAGCCGGCGCAAAAGGTCCGCATGCAGCAGGTCGTGAAACCGGTTGTCGCCCACTTCACCGGTAGCTATGACCCCGCCATCGTCAAGCTCTACAACGACGAACTCGCCCGCATCCGCAAGTAA
- a CDS encoding acetate--CoA ligase family protein — protein sequence MNGLQKLLRPRSVAVVGASADPAKTSGRPVAYLQKHGFQGRIYPVNPKASEIAGLRCYPDVRALPEAPDVAIVLLSAQHTQQAVRDLADIGTGAAIVLASGYSETGEEGARRQRELRDAAGSMRILGPNTIGLVNLTDRITLSASGALELDHLHSGAVGLVSQSGGILGALLSRAAARGIGLSKLISTSNEVDLDLADFVDALADDPATRVIALYVESIRNPKTFRAAARKAAAAGKPIVAFKIGRSASGAQAAASHTGALAGADAMYDALFDDVGIIRAQTFADLLDIPAALASERKLGGQRVAVLTSTGGAGTLVADSLGVAGFELPAPDAATGAALRTLQTGDHAALDRNPIDVTLAGLQPDLLRNAIRIVLESDQYDALVVVVGSSGVAQPELMANALRDSLALSSKPLMAFISPHAPRAAEVLSHYGIPAFPAPESIGAALSAMWRVQGGKKRAVPAHVPSKATEPISCMERGSLDEAQAKALFVRFGIPGVREITVTSESQATSAAGTLGPRVVLKLLSSKISHKSDVGGVAVNVAPEDIADRLRQMTQDVQRHTGQPPQAFLVQEMVTGAAEVIVGLHHDPLGSAVLLGMGGVVAELVRDTTLLLLPEDGAALTEDAVLAALQRLKTWPLLDGYRGRPKADVPALIQAVLAFAGMATALQAQLIEAEINPLFVKPLGQGVCAADGVVVLQD from the coding sequence ATGAACGGCCTGCAAAAGCTGCTGCGACCGCGCAGCGTGGCAGTGGTGGGGGCATCGGCGGACCCGGCCAAGACCTCGGGCCGGCCCGTGGCCTATTTGCAGAAGCACGGCTTCCAGGGCCGCATTTATCCCGTCAATCCCAAGGCGTCCGAGATTGCCGGGCTGCGTTGCTATCCCGATGTGCGCGCCTTGCCGGAAGCGCCGGACGTGGCCATCGTGCTGCTCAGCGCCCAGCACACGCAGCAGGCCGTGCGGGACCTGGCCGATATCGGCACGGGCGCCGCCATCGTGCTGGCCAGCGGTTATTCCGAAACGGGCGAAGAGGGTGCGCGCCGTCAGCGCGAGCTGCGCGATGCGGCGGGCAGCATGCGCATCCTGGGCCCCAACACGATAGGCCTGGTCAACCTGACGGACCGCATCACGCTGTCTGCCAGCGGCGCCTTGGAACTGGATCATCTGCACAGCGGCGCGGTGGGCCTGGTGTCGCAAAGCGGCGGTATCCTGGGTGCGCTGCTGTCGCGCGCGGCGGCGCGTGGCATCGGTTTGTCCAAGCTGATCTCCACCAGCAACGAGGTCGACCTGGACCTGGCCGATTTTGTGGATGCCTTGGCGGACGACCCCGCCACGCGCGTCATCGCGCTGTACGTGGAAAGCATCCGTAACCCCAAGACCTTCCGCGCCGCCGCGCGCAAGGCGGCCGCGGCGGGCAAGCCGATTGTGGCGTTCAAGATTGGCCGCTCGGCATCCGGCGCCCAGGCCGCCGCGTCGCACACGGGTGCGTTGGCGGGCGCCGACGCCATGTACGACGCGCTCTTCGACGACGTGGGCATCATCCGCGCGCAGACGTTTGCAGACCTGCTGGACATTCCCGCCGCGCTGGCCAGCGAACGCAAGCTGGGCGGCCAGCGTGTGGCCGTGCTGACGTCAACTGGCGGAGCGGGCACGCTGGTGGCCGACAGCCTTGGTGTGGCGGGTTTTGAACTGCCCGCGCCTGATGCGGCCACCGGCGCCGCCTTGCGGACGCTGCAAACCGGCGACCACGCCGCGCTGGACCGCAACCCCATCGACGTGACCTTGGCAGGCTTGCAGCCGGACCTGTTGCGCAACGCCATCCGCATCGTGCTGGAAAGCGATCAGTACGATGCGCTGGTGGTTGTGGTGGGTTCGTCTGGCGTGGCGCAGCCTGAACTGATGGCCAATGCGTTGCGCGATTCGCTTGCGCTGAGCAGCAAGCCCTTGATGGCCTTCATCAGTCCACACGCGCCGCGCGCGGCCGAGGTGCTCAGCCACTACGGCATCCCCGCGTTCCCGGCGCCCGAGAGCATCGGCGCGGCGCTGTCGGCCATGTGGCGCGTGCAGGGGGGCAAGAAACGTGCTGTGCCTGCGCACGTGCCGTCCAAGGCCACCGAACCGATCTCGTGCATGGAGCGGGGCTCGCTGGATGAGGCCCAGGCCAAGGCGCTGTTCGTCCGGTTCGGCATTCCCGGCGTGCGCGAAATCACGGTCACGTCCGAGTCACAAGCAACAAGCGCCGCCGGCACCTTGGGGCCACGCGTGGTGCTCAAGCTACTGTCGAGCAAGATCAGCCATAAAAGCGATGTGGGCGGCGTGGCGGTCAACGTAGCGCCCGAAGACATCGCAGACCGCCTGCGGCAGATGACGCAAGACGTACAGCGGCATACGGGCCAGCCGCCCCAGGCCTTTCTGGTGCAAGAGATGGTGACGGGCGCCGCCGAAGTCATCGTCGGCCTGCATCACGACCCGCTGGGGTCGGCGGTGCTGTTGGGCATGGGCGGGGTGGTGGCCGAGTTGGTGCGCGACACGACCTTGCTGCTGCTGCCGGAAGATGGCGCGGCCTTGACGGAAGACGCGGTGCTTGCCGCCTTGCAACGCCTGAAGACCTGGCCCTTGCTGGACGGCTATCGCGGCCGTCCCAAAGCGGATGTGCCCGCGCTGATTCAGGCGGTGTTGGCGTTCGCGGGCATGGCCACCGCCTTGCAGGCGCAGTTGATCGAAGCCGAGATCAATCCCTTGTTCGTCAAGCCCTTGGGGCAGGGCGTTTGCGCGGCCGATGGCGTCGTGGTGTTGCAGGACTGA
- a CDS encoding tripartite tricarboxylate transporter substrate binding protein → MKTQYFAWLSAKAVAATALTMASLCAPQAHAAFPDRPLRIVVPFTPGGGTDIIARQLAKGLTDELGESVIVENRPGGSTIIGTENVAKSPPDGYSLLMATFAHAVNPAIHKKLPYDTEAAFAPVALIGKSPNVLVVSPKSQFKSVQDLLTYARAHPGKLTFGSYGNGTSAHLAGELFKSLGKVDILHVPYKGAGPAINDLIGGQIDMIFSTSASVSGQIKNGQLRALAVTTKDRSPAYPGVPSVAEAGEAGYFVDSWYGVFVPQGTPQAVIDQLNAAIKKVSGKADFQAALELEGLVANVGTPAALGEYVKQEETRWTKIIRDAGIADKP, encoded by the coding sequence ATGAAGACCCAGTATTTTGCATGGCTATCCGCCAAGGCCGTGGCCGCCACGGCGCTGACAATGGCAAGCCTTTGCGCACCGCAGGCGCACGCGGCGTTTCCGGACCGGCCGCTGCGCATCGTGGTGCCGTTCACCCCGGGCGGCGGCACGGACATCATTGCGCGCCAACTGGCCAAGGGCTTGACCGATGAGCTAGGCGAGTCGGTCATCGTTGAGAACCGGCCGGGCGGCAGCACCATCATCGGCACGGAAAACGTGGCCAAGAGTCCGCCCGATGGCTACTCGCTGTTGATGGCCACGTTCGCGCATGCGGTCAACCCGGCCATCCACAAGAAGCTGCCGTACGACACCGAGGCGGCGTTCGCGCCCGTCGCGTTGATCGGCAAGTCGCCCAATGTGCTGGTGGTGTCGCCCAAGTCCCAATTCAAAAGCGTGCAGGACTTGCTGACCTATGCGCGCGCACATCCCGGCAAGCTGACGTTCGGTTCCTACGGCAACGGCACGTCGGCGCATCTGGCGGGGGAATTGTTCAAGAGCCTGGGCAAGGTCGACATCCTGCACGTGCCGTACAAGGGCGCGGGGCCGGCCATCAACGACCTGATAGGTGGGCAGATCGACATGATCTTTTCTACCTCGGCAAGCGTTAGCGGCCAGATCAAGAACGGGCAGCTGCGCGCGCTGGCGGTCACCACCAAAGACCGCTCGCCCGCGTATCCGGGCGTGCCCAGCGTCGCGGAAGCGGGTGAAGCCGGTTACTTCGTGGATAGCTGGTATGGTGTCTTCGTACCGCAAGGTACGCCCCAGGCAGTCATCGACCAGCTCAACGCGGCCATCAAGAAAGTGTCGGGCAAGGCGGATTTTCAGGCGGCGCTGGAATTGGAAGGGCTGGTCGCCAATGTGGGCACGCCCGCCGCGCTGGGTGAATACGTGAAGCAGGAAGAGACACGCTGGACCAAGATCATCCGTGACGCGGGGATTGCGGACAAGCCGTAG
- a CDS encoding IclR family transcriptional regulator, whose product MAGVLERALAVMEYLSSRPEGVPLASLAQQLEIPQSAAHRLLTDLCRCGYVRQIRDHGDYALTARVASIGLSYLAATGIVDIAQPLVDRLADISGELVRLAIVDNERLTWVAKAQGARHGLRYDPEMGSDARLSCSASGHAWMLTMSDERALDLVSRQGFGSPEEYGPNAPTTIAALTKMLHAARKRGYAMINEVFAPGMTAMAAPVQRQGEDAIGVLSIAGPAMRLTEARMVELGPDLLAATEELALASLASPMFRKRFPMQGRNAGDDAGK is encoded by the coding sequence ATGGCCGGAGTCCTCGAACGCGCGCTTGCCGTCATGGAGTACTTGTCCTCCAGACCCGAAGGCGTGCCGCTAGCCTCGCTAGCGCAGCAACTTGAGATCCCCCAAAGCGCGGCCCATCGCCTGCTGACCGACCTTTGCCGTTGCGGCTACGTCCGGCAGATTCGCGATCATGGCGACTACGCGCTGACGGCCCGCGTGGCCTCGATCGGCCTGAGCTATCTGGCGGCGACCGGCATCGTCGATATCGCCCAGCCGCTGGTTGATCGCCTGGCGGATATCTCAGGTGAGCTCGTGCGCCTGGCCATCGTTGATAACGAACGGCTGACCTGGGTTGCCAAGGCGCAAGGCGCGCGCCATGGCTTGCGCTACGACCCGGAAATGGGCTCGGACGCCAGGCTGTCGTGCAGCGCGTCGGGGCATGCCTGGATGTTGACGATGTCGGATGAACGGGCGCTGGATCTGGTGTCGCGGCAAGGTTTCGGGTCGCCAGAGGAATACGGCCCGAATGCGCCCACCACGATTGCCGCGCTGACCAAGATGTTGCATGCGGCGCGCAAGCGCGGCTACGCGATGATCAACGAAGTGTTCGCACCGGGCATGACCGCCATGGCGGCGCCCGTGCAGCGCCAGGGCGAAGACGCCATCGGCGTGCTGAGTATTGCCGGCCCCGCCATGCGCCTGACCGAAGCGCGCATGGTGGAACTGGGCCCCGACCTCTTGGCCGCCACCGAGGAACTGGCGTTGGCCAGCCTGGCCTCACCGATGTTCCGCAAGCGCTTTCCCATGCAGGGCCGCAACGCCGGCGACGACGCGGGGAAGTGA
- a CDS encoding nucleotidyltransferase family protein, whose protein sequence is MGVLLAAGHGRRYAAIAPGQDKLLALLGDGTPVALACARALRQATARTIAVLRADQTALRALLESEGCEIVVVKADANGMGDSLATAARHLMQAMQAQDDSAESACLIALADMPWLRADTCLQVAAATRRHRIVAPTWQGRRGHPVAFARDLWPELAALSGDVGARSVLMRHPVHELVVDDPGVLADVDAPEDLVSKR, encoded by the coding sequence GCGGCGCTATGCCGCCATCGCGCCGGGCCAGGACAAGCTGTTGGCGCTGCTGGGCGATGGCACGCCAGTTGCCCTGGCGTGCGCCCGTGCGCTGCGGCAAGCCACCGCGCGCACCATTGCGGTGCTACGCGCAGACCAAACGGCGCTGCGAGCATTGCTGGAATCGGAGGGATGCGAAATTGTGGTGGTGAAGGCAGACGCAAACGGCATGGGCGACAGCCTGGCCACGGCCGCGCGCCACTTGATGCAAGCGATGCAAGCCCAGGACGATTCGGCCGAATCCGCCTGCCTGATCGCCTTGGCCGACATGCCGTGGTTGCGCGCCGACACCTGTTTGCAAGTGGCTGCCGCAACACGCCGGCACCGCATCGTGGCGCCCACGTGGCAGGGGCGCCGCGGGCATCCGGTTGCATTCGCCCGCGACCTGTGGCCTGAGCTTGCCGCGCTTTCGGGCGATGTGGGCGCGCGCAGCGTGCTGATGCGACATCCGGTTCATGAATTGGTAGTTGACGACCCGGGCGTGCTGGCGGACGTGGACGCGCCGGAGGACTTGGTGTCCAAGCGTTGA
- a CDS encoding enoyl-CoA hydratase/isomerase family protein: protein MADYEFIKLQLDGGVATLTLNRPDKRNAISDAMRAELIHALEVVSADRGTRALVLTGEGKGFCAGGDISGMQRRMDAPSGEVAFNGWSRQQRVHHAVSLLYRMPKPTIAAVNGAAAGLGADTALSCDFIVASEAASFTWSYIARGLIPDGGGMYFLPRRVGLARAKDLIYSGRKVLADEALALGIADRLAPAGDEVRAAQAWAAELAQGSATALALSKSILDQSSELTADQVFAMGSQAQGICYTSTEHRESVAAFLAKMAEANTARANTAQATTNKASGEGQ, encoded by the coding sequence ATGGCGGACTACGAATTCATCAAACTGCAATTGGACGGCGGAGTGGCGACGCTGACGCTGAACCGGCCGGATAAGCGCAACGCGATCAGCGACGCCATGCGCGCCGAATTGATCCACGCGCTGGAGGTCGTAAGCGCCGACCGTGGCACAAGGGCATTGGTGCTGACCGGCGAAGGCAAGGGCTTTTGCGCGGGCGGCGACATCTCGGGGATGCAGCGCCGCATGGACGCCCCCTCGGGCGAGGTCGCCTTCAACGGCTGGTCGCGGCAGCAGCGGGTGCACCATGCGGTGAGCCTGCTGTATCGCATGCCCAAGCCCACCATCGCGGCCGTCAATGGCGCGGCCGCCGGGCTGGGCGCGGACACCGCCCTTAGCTGCGACTTCATCGTGGCATCCGAAGCGGCGTCGTTCACCTGGAGCTACATTGCGCGCGGGCTGATTCCGGATGGCGGCGGCATGTACTTTCTGCCGCGCCGCGTGGGGCTGGCCCGCGCCAAGGATTTGATCTATTCCGGCCGCAAGGTACTGGCTGATGAAGCCTTGGCCTTGGGGATAGCCGACCGCCTGGCGCCCGCGGGGGATGAAGTGCGCGCGGCCCAGGCTTGGGCGGCCGAACTGGCGCAAGGCTCGGCCACGGCGCTGGCGCTCAGCAAGTCGATTCTGGATCAGAGTTCCGAGCTGACGGCGGACCAGGTGTTCGCGATGGGCAGCCAGGCGCAGGGCATTTGCTACACCAGCACCGAACACCGCGAATCCGTGGCGGCGTTTCTGGCGAAGATGGCCGAGGCCAATACGGCCCGGGCCAATACGGCCCAGGCCACGACAAACAAAGCCTCGGGAGAAGGCCAATGA
- a CDS encoding metal-dependent hydrolase family protein has product MVRSTAVQRDIPQTYLFSRRRPCHCGSVACRLIYQRVMADMSRRKFMGGVAAMAMPFMSARTATAATDIFRHPATPDRPLLLTNLRLFDGTGKAVQAGVQVLIKGNVITDLPAAGVSVADAQIIDCQGKLVMPGLIDVHWHSMLAAVAQTTAMTADLGYLYIAAAEEAERTLMRGFTAIRDAGGPAFALKRAIDEGMVPGPRIYPSGAMISQTAGHGDFRLRSEVPRAANAPLSLVESVGVAMIADGADEVLRRVREQLMLGASQIKVMAGGGVASLYDPLDSTQFSEVELRAAVDAAADWNTYVMAHVYTPKGIQRTIKSGVKCIEHGQLADDASARMMRDEGVWWSLQPFLQDEDANTYPDAERRANQLRVSEGTVNAYELAQKYGIKTGWGTDILFNAKNTPSQGRQLAKLVRFYDPLTLLAQATGLNGELLGLSGERNPYPHALGRIAVGALADILVADGDPARNLDFLGDPAKNLRLIMKDGKVYKNTLSAAAG; this is encoded by the coding sequence ATGGTCCGCTCCACCGCAGTCCAGCGCGACATTCCCCAGACATATTTATTCAGCCGCCGACGCCCCTGCCATTGCGGCAGCGTGGCGTGCCGCTTGATCTACCAGCGCGTGATGGCGGATATGTCGCGTCGCAAGTTCATGGGCGGCGTGGCGGCCATGGCGATGCCGTTCATGAGCGCGCGCACCGCGACCGCAGCGACCGATATCTTCCGCCATCCCGCCACGCCTGATCGCCCCTTGCTGCTGACCAACCTGCGCCTGTTCGATGGCACCGGCAAGGCGGTGCAAGCGGGCGTGCAGGTGTTGATCAAGGGCAATGTGATTACCGACTTGCCGGCCGCTGGCGTATCCGTTGCCGATGCGCAAATCATCGACTGCCAAGGCAAGCTCGTCATGCCCGGGCTGATCGACGTGCATTGGCATTCCATGCTGGCGGCCGTGGCCCAAACCACGGCGATGACGGCCGACCTGGGTTACCTGTACATCGCGGCCGCCGAAGAAGCCGAGCGCACATTGATGCGCGGCTTTACCGCCATTCGCGACGCAGGCGGCCCCGCGTTCGCCTTGAAGCGCGCCATCGATGAAGGCATGGTGCCCGGCCCGCGCATCTACCCCAGCGGCGCCATGATTTCCCAGACAGCGGGGCATGGCGATTTCCGTTTGCGCAGCGAAGTGCCGCGCGCGGCCAACGCGCCGTTGAGCCTGGTGGAAAGCGTGGGCGTCGCGATGATTGCCGACGGTGCCGACGAAGTCTTGCGCCGGGTGCGTGAACAACTGATGTTGGGCGCATCGCAGATCAAGGTCATGGCGGGCGGCGGCGTGGCCTCGCTTTACGACCCCTTGGACAGCACGCAGTTTTCCGAGGTCGAACTGCGCGCGGCGGTCGACGCCGCGGCGGATTGGAACACGTATGTGATGGCGCACGTTTACACGCCCAAGGGCATCCAGCGCACGATCAAGTCCGGCGTCAAATGCATCGAACACGGCCAACTGGCTGATGACGCCAGTGCACGCATGATGCGCGACGAGGGCGTGTGGTGGAGCCTGCAACCGTTTTTGCAGGACGAAGACGCCAACACCTATCCGGATGCCGAACGGCGCGCGAACCAGTTGCGCGTCTCTGAAGGCACGGTCAACGCTTATGAGCTTGCGCAGAAATACGGCATTAAGACGGGCTGGGGCACGGACATTTTGTTCAACGCCAAGAATACGCCCAGCCAAGGGCGGCAACTGGCCAAGCTGGTGCGTTTTTACGACCCCCTGACGCTGCTTGCCCAAGCCACGGGCTTGAACGGCGAACTGCTGGGGCTGTCTGGTGAACGCAATCCGTATCCGCATGCGCTGGGCCGTATCGCGGTGGGCGCATTGGCCGATATTCTGGTGGCCGATGGAGACCCTGCGCGCAATCTGGATTTTCTGGGCGATCCGGCCAAAAATTTGCGGCTGATCATGAAAGACGGAAAGGTCTATAAAAACACCTTGAGTGCCGCGGCCGGGTAA
- a CDS encoding IclR family transcriptional regulator has product MTTRTSEISTDTSAAATQRFDGISQNRSLARGLDILRAFKPGTDLLGNGELAERTGLSAATVSRLTQTLVTSGFLEYERGARAYRLAAPVLSLGHAMRAASPVLNAATPFMQDVSNKLKVNIGLACADRTEMVYLESIRYNRKASLRTIVAGQRVPIELTSLGRAYLATLDARTRQALLEEIMRGYRSASWKPISAEVNKAFEKVAATEVCLASWQPGVVAMSTPLAVPGGQMLALNLSLITDDTASAIERQYGAALLALRDKIVHELERRAPTG; this is encoded by the coding sequence ATGACAACTCGGACATCCGAAATTTCGACCGATACCTCGGCCGCCGCTACGCAACGTTTCGATGGCATCAGCCAGAACCGCTCTCTGGCTCGTGGCCTGGACATCCTGCGGGCGTTCAAGCCCGGCACCGACCTGCTGGGCAATGGCGAGCTGGCCGAGCGCACCGGCTTGTCGGCGGCAACGGTCAGCCGCCTGACGCAAACCCTGGTCACCAGCGGCTTTCTGGAATACGAACGCGGTGCGCGCGCCTATCGGCTGGCCGCGCCCGTGCTCAGCCTGGGACACGCGATGCGCGCCGCCTCGCCCGTGTTGAACGCGGCCACGCCGTTCATGCAGGACGTGTCCAACAAGCTCAAGGTCAATATCGGCCTGGCCTGCGCGGACCGCACGGAAATGGTTTACCTGGAATCCATCCGCTATAACCGCAAGGCCTCGTTGCGCACCATTGTGGCGGGCCAACGGGTACCGATTGAACTGACTTCGCTAGGCCGCGCTTATCTGGCCACCCTGGACGCCAGAACGCGCCAGGCGCTGCTTGAAGAAATAATGCGGGGCTATCGCAGCGCGTCGTGGAAACCGATCAGCGCCGAGGTCAACAAAGCCTTTGAGAAAGTTGCCGCCACGGAAGTTTGCCTGGCGTCGTGGCAGCCGGGGGTGGTCGCCATGTCCACGCCCCTGGCCGTGCCCGGTGGGCAAATGCTGGCCTTGAACCTCAGCCTGATTACGGATGACACGGCATCAGCGATAGAACGGCAGTATGGCGCGGCGCTGCTGGCGTTGAGAGACAAGATCGTTCATGAGTTGGAACGTCGTGCGCCGACCGGCTAG